In the genome of Yersinia enterocolitica, the window ATCTTTATTCTTCACATGCGCATTTTTCGCTGTCATTTCAGTGCCACGAAAAATAGCATCGGTCCACATAAAGCAGGGAATAGCAGTCTTCACTGGGTTCGGAATACTGAATCCCGGCACCGGATATTTCACATTCCCGCCCCAGGCTCCAGTATTGGTTCCGGCGCGGCCAATATTACCAGTCATCAATGGCAACATCATAATGGCGCGTGCCGCCTGCTCGCCATTAGCACTGCGCTGAATCCCCCAACCTTGTGATATCCATGCTGCACGGGCATTTCCCAACTCACGGGCTAATTGAATAATCTGTGTCGGTGCAATGCCGGTTATCTCACTGGCCCATTGCGGTGTTTTTTCTACCCCATCGTGGCCGTTACCTAAAATATAATCTTTGTAAGAGCTATTGGCGGGGGCTGAGGCGGGTAGTGTTGTGGCATCCCAGCCGACACAATATTGTGCCAGGAAATCTTCATCAGTCAGATTTTCTTTAATTAATACATGTCCTAATGCGGCCACCAGCGCGGCATCGGTACCTGGGAAGATGGGGAGCCATTCTGCGTTGAGGGTCGTTACGCTGTCGGTCATGCGTGGATCGATAATAATAACTTTGGCTTTGCTTTGCCCCAGAGCATGAACGGTTTCGATATATTGCCCGCCGCCCGACATCCGAGTCTCTGCCAGATTATGACCAAACATAACCACCAGATCTGAGTTTTTAATTTCATCCAGCAAAGTTTCGTCTGCATTGCCATAGATATACGGCATTACCGTATTTATTTGGGCGGTGGAATAAGTACCGTGTTGATCGAGAAAACCACCCAGCAAGCTCAGCATTCTTTTACAGGCATTGCGGCCTTGTAAATTAGCGCCGGTCGAACCAGAACCATATTGATAATAAATTGCTTCGTTGCCGTATTGTGCAATGGTTCTTTTTAGATTATCAGCGACAATAGTGGTAGCTTCATCCCAACTAATACGTTTAAATTTACCTTCGCCGCGTTTGCCAACACGCAGCATGGGATATTTGACCCGATCCGGGTTATATGTTTTCCATCTTACCGATCGGCCACGTAAACAGGGGCGAATTTGATGCTCACCAAAGGTAGAGTCATCATAAATTGCTTCATTAGCAATTTTAATAATTTCGCCATTTCTCACATGCACTTTTAGTGGGCAGCGGCTACCGCAGTTGACCAGACAAGCACTGTATTTAACGGTTTCCTCTGTTGTTGCTGCGTGCTCTTCTGGCGCGGCATGTACTGAAAAAGGAAGGGTGATAGAACTGGCAATAGCCGCAGCCCCGGTGACTGCGGCGGATGTTTGAATAAATTCACGGCGGCTTAGTGAGCCGGTGATAGGTCTTTTATTGTTATTCATCGACATTACCTTTGCGGAGGACACTTTTTTAATGAAAAATAAGAAAATTAGGGTTGAGCGGCAATGTCTCACCTTAGGAAATAACTTGTTACTTTTATATGATGTAAATCAATTAAGACGATATAACGGAAATATCGCGCTGTTTTTTGTGAGTGAGGCGAAGGTTATTAATAATTTACCGTAAGATATTAACCATTCCCTATACATAAAATTAATGTATTTATATAAAGTTAGTAGTTGTAATAAAGAATCAATCTCAAATGACCGGGTGCTGTTATTATTTCCATTATTTTATGGGTTAATTTAATTTATCTTTATGATCTTAAGAAAAGTCTTAATAAAGAAACGGCTGTTTTTACCGCTATTCTTTATCACCATAACGGCAATGGTTGGTGGTATTAACCCTAACTAAATAATGGCTAAAATGACATGCTGATCTATTTATCCAGATAAGAAGAGATCTGCATCACGATTCTTATCTCTTCCAGCTTGCAGTCGTGCATTAACATGGTAGTTTACCGAATAGTTGGATTGTTACCGTCAATGGCGGGCAAAACCTGATTGAGTAGCATGATGAATGCTGCTGAGTCGGGTTTTTTTGTTTTCAGGGCTAAAGCATGCAAATCGCTAAAATACTTAACAACAATGTAGTTATTGTTCTCGATCAGCATGGTCAGGAACAAGTCATTATGGGACGTGGTCTTGGCTTTCAAAAACACCCAGGTGAATCGCTAGATAACACATTGATCGAAAAAGTGTTTGCTCTAAAAGACAATGAATTGGTTTCGCGGCTGAGTGAGTTGCTGAGCTGTATTCCATTAGAAGTAATGATTGCTTGTGACTGTATCATCACGCAGGCAACGGCAAAACTGGGTAAGTTGCAGGATAACCTCTACATTTCGCTGACTGACCACTGTTTCTATGCGATTGAGCGGCATAAACAAGGTTTGGATATAACGAATGGATTGCAGTGGGAGATTCGTCGGTTGTATCCCAAAGAGTTTGCCTTGGGTCGTGAAGCCTTGCAGATTATTAAACAACGCCTTGGGGTGCAATTGCGTGAAGATGAAGCTGGATTTATCGCGCTCCATCTGGTGAATGCTCAGTTGAAGGGTGAAATGCCTGAAGTAATGCAAGTGACGAAGGTAATGCAGGAGATACTGCATATCGTGAAGTACCAATTTAAGCTGGAATATGATGAGGACGGGCTGAGTTATCACCGTTTTGTTACCCATCTGAAATTTTTCTCACAGCGAATGTTGGGCCGTAATGGGGTCACCAGTGATGATGATTCCTTACACGATGCAGTGAAAGATAATTATGCCGAGGCTTACCGCTGTGCGGGTAAGATTCAGCAGCATATGAAATTGCAGTATCAACAAGATTTGAGCAAAGAAGAGCGGATGTTTTTGACTATCCATATTGAACGCGTTCGCCGGGAAAGTTTTAATCTGCCAGATTAAATGATTTAAAAGGGAAGGGTTCTAAGTAGTAAGAGAATTTAGCCAAACTGGATTGTTACTGCTTCGGCAGGCAAAACCTGAATGTACTTGTGTCGCTGGGTCGCGGTGCGGAGTGCGTTTAGGTTTTTTTTTGCCCGAATTTTTACCTGTATAAACAAGAGTGTTACCGAAGGAAAACACGATGCAATACACAACGGTCGCCAGCGAGATCCTCGCCGGAGTAGGGGGGCAGAGTAATATTAATAGCGTAGTACATTGCGCTACCCGTTTACGCTTTAAACTCAAGGATATGGCGCGGGCTGATGCCCAAGCGCTGAAAGATAATCCTGGCGTTATTATGGTAGTGGAAAGTGGTGGCCAGTTTCAGGTGGTTATCGGAAACCATGTTAGTGAGGTCTACCAGGCGTTAGTGAACCAAGCGGGGTTGGCTGATGCTGAAGAGCATGATAACAAGTCAGGTAATCAAAAAGAGAGTTTGTTCAGTCACTGTATCGATATCATTTCGGGTATTTTCACCCCCTTGCTCGGTGTATTGGCCGCCTCCGGTATTCTTAAAGGTTTTTTGGCACTGAGTGTTGTTTGCGGCTGGTTACAACCCGACAGCGGCAGCTATACAATTTTATTTGCTGCCAGTGACTCACTGTTTTATTTCTTCCCACTGGTATTGGGTTATACCGCAGGTAAGAAGTTTGGTGGCAGTCCATTTATTACCATGGCGATTGGTGGTGCATTAGTACACCCCTTGATGCTCGCTGCATTTAACGCAGCCGGGCAACCTGGGGCTTCTGAGGTCTATTTCCTTGGTATTCCGGTCACATTTATCAATTACAGCTCGTCGGTTATCCCTATCATATTAGCGGCTTGGGTTAGTAGTCGGTTAGAAAAAGGGTTTAACCGGGTGTTACACAGCAATATTAAGAACTTTTTCACGCCATTACTGTGTCTGGTAATAACCGTTCCAGCCACCTTTTTACTGATTGGCCCGCTGGCAACCTGGCTTAGCCATTTATTGGCGTCGGGGTTCCAAATTATCTATTCGGCTGCTCCTCCTGTTGCCGGTGGTGTATTGGCCGGGCTATGGCAGATTTGCGTTATCTTTGGGCTGCACTGGGGTTTGGTCCCTTTGATGATAAACAACCTGAGTGTACTGGGCTATGACGCCATGTTGCCGCTGTTGTTACCGGCAGTTATGGGGCAAGTGGGGGCCACGCTCGGTGTCTTTTTACGTACTCGCGATGCAAAAATGAAGGGGCTGGCTGGTTCGGCATTTACTGCGGGGATATTCGGTATTACTGAACCCGCTGTTTATGGGGTGACCTTACCGTCGAAAAAACCGTTTGTTTTTGGCTGCGTAGGCGGGGCGATAGGGGGTGTCATCGTCGGTTTCTGCCAGACCCATGTTTATTCATTCAGCCTTGCCAGTATCTTCTCTTTTGCCCAGATAATTCCCGCTACAGGTGTCGATGCCAGCGTATGGGGCGCCATTATTGGCACCCTGATTGCGTTGATCTTTGCTGCCATCAGCACCTTCTTTTTTGGCCTGCCAGCGCCTGTTGCCACCGCAGAAACAGAGGATTTGTCTCACACCTCATCCATCACCGATAACCACAGTGGTATGGGCGAAGTGATATTCAGCCCGATCAGTGGTGAATTGTTAGCGCTAGCGGATGTCAGTGACAGTATTTTCGCCAGTGGTTTATTGGGGGCGGGAATTGCGATTATTCCACAACAAGGGCGGGTCGTGTCACCGGTTAATGGCGTTGTAGCGTCACTGTTTAAAACCCACCATGCGATTGGCATTGAATCTGATTCTGGTGCTGAGGTCCTTATCCACGTTGGTATTGATACCGTCAAACTCGATGGCAAATATTTTACCGCTCATGTTAAAGCCGGTGACCGGGTCAGCGCAGGTGATTTACTGCTGGAGTTTGATTGTGCGGCGATTACCGGAGCAGGTTATGACCTGACGACGCCGATAATTATCAGCAACAGTGAAAATTATCAGGATGTCCTGTGTGCTAAAGGCACCTCTATTACTGAGCAAGCCCCGTTATTAACCGTAATTCGTTAATACTGATTTAGGAGAAAACCGATGAAACATGCATTTCCAGATAATTTCCTTTGGGGCGGTGCGATTGCCGCTAATCAGGTAGAAGGGGCTTATCTTGCTGAGGGGAAAGGGCTATCTACCTCTGATTTACAACCCCATGGTATTTTTGGCGATATCATTCCTAGGGTGAGTGGTGACAGTTATGTCAAAGATCTAGCTATCGATTTTTATCATCGCTACCCAGAGGATATCGCACTATTTGCTGAGATGGGGTTTAAATGTTTGCGGATATCCATTGCCTGGACACGTATTTTCCCACAGGGCGATGAGCAGCAGCCTAATGAGGCAGGTCTGGCATTCTATGACCGTGTATTTGATGAAATGGCGAAATATAACATTACGCCATTGGTGACATTATCCCACTATGAGATGCCTTATGGGCTGGTTAAGAATTATGGTGGCTGGGGTAATCGTAAAACAATTGGTTTCTTTGAACATTATGCCCGCACCGTGTGTCAGCGTTATCAGCATAAGGTTAAATTGTGGCTGACATTTAATGAGATCAATATGTCGCTGCATGCGCCATTCACCGGAGTAGGATTAGAGCAAGCAAGCAGTAAGAGTGCCGTGTATCAGGCTATCCATCACCAGTTGGTTGCCAGTGCCAAAGCGGTTGCTGCATTGCATGAAATTATCCCTGATGGCCGAAT includes:
- a CDS encoding PRD domain-containing protein, which gives rise to MQIAKILNNNVVIVLDQHGQEQVIMGRGLGFQKHPGESLDNTLIEKVFALKDNELVSRLSELLSCIPLEVMIACDCIITQATAKLGKLQDNLYISLTDHCFYAIERHKQGLDITNGLQWEIRRLYPKEFALGREALQIIKQRLGVQLREDEAGFIALHLVNAQLKGEMPEVMQVTKVMQEILHIVKYQFKLEYDEDGLSYHRFVTHLKFFSQRMLGRNGVTSDDDSLHDAVKDNYAEAYRCAGKIQQHMKLQYQQDLSKEERMFLTIHIERVRRESFNLPD
- a CDS encoding PTS beta-glucoside transporter subunit IIABC; translation: MQYTTVASEILAGVGGQSNINSVVHCATRLRFKLKDMARADAQALKDNPGVIMVVESGGQFQVVIGNHVSEVYQALVNQAGLADAEEHDNKSGNQKESLFSHCIDIISGIFTPLLGVLAASGILKGFLALSVVCGWLQPDSGSYTILFAASDSLFYFFPLVLGYTAGKKFGGSPFITMAIGGALVHPLMLAAFNAAGQPGASEVYFLGIPVTFINYSSSVIPIILAAWVSSRLEKGFNRVLHSNIKNFFTPLLCLVITVPATFLLIGPLATWLSHLLASGFQIIYSAAPPVAGGVLAGLWQICVIFGLHWGLVPLMINNLSVLGYDAMLPLLLPAVMGQVGATLGVFLRTRDAKMKGLAGSAFTAGIFGITEPAVYGVTLPSKKPFVFGCVGGAIGGVIVGFCQTHVYSFSLASIFSFAQIIPATGVDASVWGAIIGTLIALIFAAISTFFFGLPAPVATAETEDLSHTSSITDNHSGMGEVIFSPISGELLALADVSDSIFASGLLGAGIAIIPQQGRVVSPVNGVVASLFKTHHAIGIESDSGAEVLIHVGIDTVKLDGKYFTAHVKAGDRVSAGDLLLEFDCAAITGAGYDLTTPIIISNSENYQDVLCAKGTSITEQAPLLTVIR
- a CDS encoding dimethyl sulfoxide reductase subunit A, whose amino-acid sequence is MNNNKRPITGSLSRREFIQTSAAVTGAAAIASSITLPFSVHAAPEEHAATTEETVKYSACLVNCGSRCPLKVHVRNGEIIKIANEAIYDDSTFGEHQIRPCLRGRSVRWKTYNPDRVKYPMLRVGKRGEGKFKRISWDEATTIVADNLKRTIAQYGNEAIYYQYGSGSTGANLQGRNACKRMLSLLGGFLDQHGTYSTAQINTVMPYIYGNADETLLDEIKNSDLVVMFGHNLAETRMSGGGQYIETVHALGQSKAKVIIIDPRMTDSVTTLNAEWLPIFPGTDAALVAALGHVLIKENLTDEDFLAQYCVGWDATTLPASAPANSSYKDYILGNGHDGVEKTPQWASEITGIAPTQIIQLARELGNARAAWISQGWGIQRSANGEQAARAIMMLPLMTGNIGRAGTNTGAWGGNVKYPVPGFSIPNPVKTAIPCFMWTDAIFRGTEMTAKNAHVKNKDKLDTNIKFMWNYASNVIGNQHSDLNKTHRILQDESLCEFILVWENHMTNSAKYADLLLPDVTSVESNDLIDNSYASGAYHYVTRLQNAIEPLWECRPSYDVLAEIATKLGIGDAFTEGHTQQEWIEISYNKMREKNPALPPFEQTNDQGIIDRIYADSSQYIALKDFRDDPVNHPLKTPSGKIEIYSEALATLEKEWQLAPGDRITAVAEYCPTFEGVSDVETMKNYPLQMTGFHIKGHTHSSYYNVAMLREAVPHQFWINPIDAQPRGIQQGDMVEIFNSRGRMRIAAKVTERVLPGVISVPQGAWRNTNKDGIDVGGCINTLTTLRPSPLAKGNPQHTNLVEVKRI